Proteins encoded by one window of Clostridium bornimense:
- the plsX gene encoding phosphate acyltransferase PlsX — protein sequence MIFVIDGMGGDNAPVDIVKGAVDAVKERTDLNLIITGKEDVIKKELSKYDYDKDRITIVHTEEVISNDESPTAAIRKKKDSSLVKGLQLVKSGEADGILSAGSTGAFISGSTLIVGRIKGVKRPALAPIMPGQNGPFMVVDVGGNVDCKPEFLKDFAMMGKVYYENVMGIQNPSIGLVNIGAEEEKGNELTKATYGLLKTMDINFVGNVEPREIPKGDVNVVVCDGFVGNTVLKMYEGVASTLLKGIKAEIISSTRGKIGGLLLKPIFKSFQKKYDYRETGGSPFLGVKGICVKAHGSSDAYAIKNGINQCIALYEGKVVDKIHKGINDNKEDSTDV from the coding sequence ATGATATTTGTTATAGATGGAATGGGTGGAGACAATGCTCCAGTAGATATAGTAAAGGGAGCTGTTGATGCTGTAAAAGAAAGAACAGACTTAAATCTTATTATTACAGGAAAAGAAGATGTAATAAAAAAAGAATTAAGCAAATATGATTATGATAAAGATAGAATAACAATAGTACATACAGAAGAAGTTATAAGTAATGATGAAAGTCCTACTGCTGCAATAAGAAAGAAAAAAGATTCATCTTTAGTAAAAGGTCTACAATTGGTGAAGTCAGGGGAAGCTGATGGTATATTATCTGCAGGAAGTACTGGTGCTTTTATATCTGGTTCTACTTTAATTGTAGGTAGAATAAAGGGAGTAAAAAGACCAGCACTAGCACCAATTATGCCGGGGCAAAATGGGCCATTTATGGTAGTAGATGTAGGTGGAAATGTAGATTGTAAGCCAGAATTTTTAAAAGATTTTGCAATGATGGGAAAAGTATATTATGAAAATGTAATGGGAATACAAAATCCATCAATAGGTCTTGTAAATATAGGTGCAGAAGAAGAAAAGGGTAATGAGCTGACAAAAGCCACATATGGGTTACTTAAGACTATGGATATAAACTTCGTAGGTAATGTAGAGCCAAGAGAAATACCTAAGGGAGATGTAAATGTAGTAGTATGTGATGGATTTGTTGGAAATACAGTGTTAAAAATGTATGAAGGTGTAGCATCTACTTTATTAAAAGGTATAAAGGCTGAAATTATCAGTAGCACTAGAGGAAAAATTGGTGGCTTGCTTTTAAAACCTATTTTTAAAAGTTTTCAAAAGAAATACGATTACAGAGAAACTGGTGGATCACCATTTTTAGGTGTTAAAGGAATCTGCGTTAAGGCACATGGAAGTTCTGATGCTTATGCAATAAAGAATGGAATCAATCAATGTATAGCACTATATGAAGGAAAAGTAGTAGATAAAATTCATAAGGGTATTAATGATAATAAAGAAGACAGTACAGATGTATAA
- the rpmF gene encoding 50S ribosomal protein L32 encodes MGNPARKFSKGRRNSRRAQTFKLGLPGVVECPKCHEMKLSHRVCKNCGTYNDKEVIASTEE; translated from the coding sequence ATGGGAAATCCAGCTAGAAAATTCTCTAAAGGAAGAAGAAACTCTAGAAGAGCTCAAACTTTTAAGTTAGGTCTACCAGGAGTTGTTGAATGTCCAAAGTGCCATGAAATGAAGCTTTCTCACAGAGTGTGCAAAAACTGTGGTACTTATAACGACAAGGAAGTTATTGCTTCTACAGAAGAATAA
- a CDS encoding YceD family protein, translating to MKLNLRELKEKNSYSKEVELQLDKESFTSLKNYKIEEPLKFVGTIGEKDNLIFLDGVVQGVLILNCSRCLEEVNYPINVEIHEKLSRNSGNEDEDIIFIHNDIIDLATVLENDILFSIPLKVLCKTDCKGLCQQCGTNKNFDTCSCEDSSIDPRFEKLKDFLNNN from the coding sequence ATGAAGTTAAATTTAAGAGAACTTAAAGAAAAAAATTCCTATAGTAAAGAAGTGGAATTACAGCTAGATAAAGAAAGCTTTACTTCTTTAAAAAATTACAAAATAGAAGAACCTTTGAAATTTGTAGGTACTATAGGAGAAAAAGATAACTTAATTTTTTTAGACGGGGTAGTTCAAGGAGTGTTAATACTTAATTGTAGTCGCTGTCTTGAAGAGGTAAATTATCCAATAAATGTGGAAATTCACGAAAAACTTTCCCGCAATAGTGGTAATGAGGATGAAGATATCATCTTTATTCATAATGATATAATAGACCTTGCTACAGTATTAGAAAATGATATATTATTTTCTATACCGCTGAAGGTTCTATGTAAAACTGATTGTAAAGGCTTATGTCAACAGTGTGGAACTAATAAGAATTTTGACACGTGCAGCTGTGAAGATTCCTCTATAGACCCTCGCTTTGAAAAGCTAAAAGACTTTTTGAACAACAACTAA
- a CDS encoding acetate/propionate family kinase, translating into MKVLVINCGSSSIKYQLFDMEGEKVLAKGLVERIGIEGSILTHKVNGSKYEIKEEIKDHKYGVKLVIDALTNKDYGVISSMDEISGVGHRVVHGGEKYSESVLIDENVIKSIEECIELAPLHNPANLIGINACMEIMPNTPMVAVFDTAFHANMPKENYIYPIPYEYYEKYGIRRYGFHGTSHKYISNKACEFLGEDIKNLKIITCHLGNGASVAAIQDGHSINTSMGFTPLEGLCMGTRSGDVDLSIFTYLMKKENLTYEDVDTIVNKKSGLLGIYGKSSDFRDVRADKVAGKEEAILAYKIFGNRIKGYIGNYAAQMNGVDLIIFSGGIGENDPSIREYVCESLSFLGLDFDKEANIEGGEIKVITKKDSKVKAMIVTTDEELMIARDTKTIIAK; encoded by the coding sequence ATGAAGGTATTAGTTATCAATTGTGGAAGTTCATCAATAAAATATCAATTATTTGATATGGAAGGTGAAAAAGTATTAGCAAAAGGACTAGTTGAAAGAATAGGGATAGAAGGATCAATTCTTACTCATAAAGTAAATGGATCAAAATATGAAATAAAAGAAGAAATTAAGGACCATAAATATGGAGTGAAATTAGTTATAGATGCATTAACTAATAAAGATTATGGTGTAATTAGTTCAATGGATGAAATTTCAGGGGTAGGACATAGAGTTGTTCATGGTGGAGAAAAGTATTCTGAATCAGTACTTATAGATGAAAATGTTATTAAATCTATTGAAGAATGTATAGAACTAGCACCTCTTCACAACCCAGCAAACTTAATAGGAATTAATGCATGTATGGAGATAATGCCAAATACTCCAATGGTAGCTGTATTTGATACTGCATTTCATGCTAATATGCCCAAAGAGAATTATATATACCCAATACCATATGAATATTATGAAAAGTATGGAATAAGAAGATATGGTTTCCATGGTACTTCTCATAAATATATTTCTAATAAAGCTTGTGAGTTTTTAGGTGAAGATATTAAAAATTTAAAAATAATAACTTGTCATTTAGGAAATGGTGCTTCTGTAGCAGCAATACAAGATGGGCATAGCATAAATACGTCTATGGGATTTACACCATTAGAAGGTTTATGTATGGGTACAAGAAGTGGAGATGTAGATTTATCAATATTTACGTATTTGATGAAAAAAGAAAATCTTACTTATGAAGATGTAGATACAATAGTAAATAAAAAGAGTGGACTTCTAGGTATTTATGGAAAATCTTCAGACTTCAGAGATGTAAGAGCTGATAAAGTAGCGGGAAAAGAAGAAGCTATATTAGCATACAAAATTTTTGGGAATAGAATTAAAGGATACATAGGAAATTATGCTGCACAAATGAATGGTGTTGATTTAATAATTTTTTCTGGTGGAATTGGTGAAAATGATCCATCTATAAGAGAATATGTATGTGAGTCTTTATCATTCTTAGGTTTAGATTTTGATAAAGAAGCTAATATAGAAGGTGGAGAAATAAAGGTAATTACTAAGAAAGATTCTAAAGTTAAAGCTATGATTGTAACTACTGATGAAGAACTTATGATAGCAAGAGATACCAAAACAATAATAGCGAAATAA
- the pta gene encoding phosphate acetyltransferase produces MQFMQAIWKQARVEKRRIVLAEGEERRNLIAAGKIIENSLADLILIGNEENIRNNAKEIGVDIDGATIADPDKSDKLQQYIEEFYEIRKNKGMTLEKAEKIVRDPLYFGTMMVKMGDADGMVSGAIHTTGDLLRPGLQIVKTAPGTKVVSGFFAMMIPNCDYGEAGMLLFADCAVNPNPTAEELASIAITTAETCRTLCNTEPRVAMLSFSTMGSASNELVDKVRLAAEIAKKQRPDLDIDGELQLDAAIDREVAALKAPNSPVAGKANVLVFPDLQAGNIGYKLVHRFAKASAIGPICQGFAKPINDLSRGCSPEDIVNVVAVTAVQAQKCN; encoded by the coding sequence ATGCAATTTATGCAAGCCATTTGGAAACAAGCAAGAGTTGAAAAGAGAAGAATTGTTCTTGCCGAAGGGGAAGAGAGAAGAAATTTAATTGCAGCAGGTAAGATTATAGAAAACTCTTTAGCAGACCTTATTTTAATAGGAAATGAAGAAAATATAAGAAATAACGCTAAAGAAATTGGAGTAGATATAGATGGAGCTACTATAGCTGACCCTGATAAAAGTGATAAACTACAACAGTATATAGAAGAGTTTTATGAAATAAGAAAAAATAAAGGTATGACATTAGAAAAAGCAGAAAAAATTGTTAGAGATCCATTATATTTTGGAACAATGATGGTTAAAATGGGAGATGCGGATGGAATGGTTTCGGGAGCTATTCATACTACTGGTGACTTATTAAGACCAGGTCTTCAAATAGTAAAAACTGCACCAGGCACAAAGGTGGTATCAGGATTTTTTGCTATGATGATTCCAAACTGTGATTATGGAGAAGCTGGAATGTTATTATTTGCAGACTGTGCAGTAAATCCTAATCCAACAGCGGAAGAATTAGCATCTATTGCAATAACTACAGCAGAAACTTGTAGGACCTTATGTAATACTGAACCTAGAGTTGCGATGTTATCCTTTTCAACTATGGGAAGTGCTTCTAATGAGTTAGTTGATAAAGTAAGATTAGCAGCTGAGATAGCTAAAAAACAAAGACCAGATTTAGATATAGATGGAGAATTGCAACTAGATGCAGCAATTGATAGAGAAGTAGCAGCACTTAAAGCGCCAAATTCACCAGTAGCAGGTAAAGCCAATGTACTTGTATTTCCAGATTTACAAGCAGGAAATATAGGATATAAATTAGTGCATAGATTTGCAAAGGCTAGTGCCATAGGTCCTATATGTCAAGGATTTGCAAAACCAATAAATGACTTATCTAGAGGATGTAGTCCAGAAGATATAGTAAATGTTGTGGCTGTAACAGCCGTTCAAGCTCAAAAATGTAATTAG
- a CDS encoding nucleotidyltransferase gives MNLCGIIAEYNPMHLGHVYHIEETKKKTNCDGIVCILSGNFVQRGLPSILDKWTRAKIAIESGVDLVIELPAVFAVSSAEHFAFGGVSLLNNLNVIDYISFGSEEGNLLLIDRISDLLIKEPLEYKNLLKENLNSGLSYPVARMESIKTFLNLSANEISILNQSNNILSLEYLKAIKTLNSKIEPTTIKRLGASYNSTEVSSSFPSASGVRAFLKDGGNINTLNDKLPKSSILETGKNLDNLVFPSDMFPYIKYKLLTNSESISRIYDVSEGIDNKILKEIINSNSLEELLMNIKSKRYAYTRLSRILCKLFIGLENFDVQSIVKKPVEYARILGLNSTGAEIIKEIKKKSDIEIITKFPRKYSNPSLEIDLLATKAYSMLNKNIDPMDDYKKGPYVSAQLSVHSSQL, from the coding sequence ATGAATCTTTGTGGAATAATAGCCGAATATAATCCAATGCATCTCGGTCATGTTTATCATATAGAAGAAACAAAAAAGAAAACTAATTGTGATGGCATCGTATGCATTCTTAGTGGAAATTTTGTTCAAAGAGGTCTCCCTAGTATATTAGATAAATGGACTAGAGCAAAAATAGCTATTGAATCAGGAGTAGATTTAGTAATAGAATTACCTGCAGTTTTTGCAGTGTCTTCTGCTGAGCATTTTGCTTTCGGTGGAGTATCTTTATTAAATAACTTAAATGTCATTGATTATATATCTTTTGGTTCTGAAGAAGGTAACTTATTATTAATAGATCGAATAAGTGATTTGCTTATTAAAGAACCATTAGAATATAAAAATTTATTAAAAGAAAATTTAAATAGTGGTTTATCTTATCCTGTGGCTCGCATGGAATCTATAAAAACTTTTTTAAATTTATCAGCTAATGAGATTTCTATATTAAATCAATCAAATAATATATTGTCCCTAGAATACCTTAAAGCTATAAAAACTTTAAATAGTAAAATTGAACCTACTACTATAAAAAGGCTAGGCGCTAGTTATAACTCTACAGAAGTATCATCTAGTTTTCCTTCTGCCTCTGGAGTAAGGGCATTTTTAAAAGATGGCGGTAATATAAATACTCTTAATGATAAACTACCAAAATCATCTATATTAGAAACAGGCAAAAACTTAGATAACTTAGTTTTTCCTTCTGATATGTTTCCATATATAAAATATAAGCTACTTACTAACAGTGAAAGTATTTCTAGAATATATGATGTTTCTGAAGGTATTGATAATAAAATTTTAAAAGAAATTATTAATTCAAATTCTCTAGAAGAATTACTTATGAATATAAAGAGCAAAAGATATGCTTATACTAGGCTATCCCGTATTCTTTGCAAGCTTTTTATAGGACTTGAAAACTTTGATGTTCAATCTATAGTAAAAAAGCCAGTAGAATATGCACGTATTTTAGGACTTAATTCTACAGGAGCAGAAATAATAAAAGAAATTAAGAAAAAATCTGATATAGAAATAATCACAAAATTTCCTAGGAAATATTCAAATCCATCATTAGAAATAGATCTACTAGCTACAAAAGCTTATTCTATGCTAAATAAGAACATTGATCCAATGGATGACTATAAAAAAGGACCTTATGTCAGTGCACAGTTGTCAGTGCACAGTTCACAGTTATAA
- a CDS encoding DUF2812 domain-containing protein: MKNKYVGISGLAFNEEEDMKKLSEYAKEGWLLDSIVGGFFYKLRKDTPRNIIYSLDYQDNADEEYFSIFKEAGWELVVSIGNKMNIFSAPAGTKSIYSDLDTEIDKYLLMEYKCKKGVVVSSIIAVILTLSIIVSMAIIRPIFFFLVVLFMADIIVLIFNLMPYLAYKARIKNLNGNSSILSNKNFWKLHLIVGILFIIFTIEGVLKKDYLDLLWLFPSIFSFIECRKYKKCN; this comes from the coding sequence ATGAAAAATAAGTATGTTGGTATTAGCGGGCTTGCATTTAATGAAGAAGAAGATATGAAAAAATTAAGTGAGTATGCTAAAGAAGGGTGGTTATTAGACTCTATAGTAGGTGGATTTTTTTATAAGTTACGAAAAGATACACCTCGAAATATAATATATAGTCTAGATTATCAAGATAATGCAGATGAGGAATACTTTTCGATATTTAAAGAAGCTGGATGGGAACTTGTAGTTTCAATAGGAAATAAAATGAATATTTTTTCAGCTCCAGCTGGGACTAAATCTATTTATAGTGATTTAGATACAGAAATAGATAAGTATTTATTAATGGAATATAAATGCAAAAAAGGAGTAGTAGTTTCTTCAATAATAGCTGTAATATTAACATTATCTATTATAGTTTCCATGGCTATTATAAGACCCATATTTTTCTTTTTAGTAGTCTTGTTTATGGCTGATATTATTGTTCTTATTTTTAATTTAATGCCTTACCTAGCATATAAGGCTAGAATTAAAAATCTGAATGGAAATAGCTCGATATTAAGTAATAAAAATTTCTGGAAGTTACATTTAATCGTTGGCATTTTATTTATTATATTTACAATAGAAGGTGTGTTAAAAAAAGATTATTTAGATTTGCTTTGGCTTTTTCCAAGTATTTTTAGTTTTATTGAGTGTAGAAAATATAAAAAATGCAACTGA
- a CDS encoding PadR family transcriptional regulator, whose product MPRKNSIDTNQLTDAAFYILSSVVKEQHGYLIMKTIEKFSENEVTIGPASMYTTLKKLLESGLVELSDSDKNKKIYKITDKGMEMLLKEIERKKQMIKFAERFLKLDKEGDYEK is encoded by the coding sequence ATGCCAAGAAAAAATTCTATTGATACGAATCAATTAACAGATGCTGCGTTTTATATTTTATCTAGTGTTGTAAAAGAACAACATGGATATTTAATAATGAAAACTATTGAAAAATTTAGTGAAAATGAAGTTACTATTGGTCCAGCATCGATGTATACAACATTAAAGAAACTTTTAGAGTCAGGTTTAGTGGAACTGTCTGATTCAGATAAAAATAAGAAGATATACAAAATAACAGATAAAGGTATGGAGATGCTTTTAAAAGAAATAGAACGAAAAAAACAAATGATTAAATTTGCTGAAAGATTTTTAAAGTTAGATAAGGAGGGAGATTATGAAAAATAA
- the coaD gene encoding pantetheine-phosphate adenylyltransferase — protein MRIAVYPGSFDPITNGHLDIIERALKVFDKVIVAILINPTKKGLFSAEERVELIKKVTKDLDNVEVESFEGLLVDFLEKKETNIIIKGLRAVSDFEYEFQMALMNNKLNSNVETVFMMTSAEYSFLSSSSVKQVAFFDGSVEGLIPSMIIGDLKEKVRKVKEAEQDGSK, from the coding sequence ATGAGAATTGCGGTATATCCAGGAAGTTTTGATCCAATAACCAATGGACATTTAGATATTATAGAAAGAGCTCTAAAAGTCTTTGATAAGGTTATTGTTGCGATACTTATTAATCCAACAAAAAAAGGATTATTTTCAGCAGAAGAAAGGGTAGAACTTATAAAGAAGGTCACAAAAGACCTCGATAATGTAGAAGTAGAATCTTTTGAGGGATTATTAGTAGATTTCTTAGAAAAGAAGGAAACTAATATAATAATAAAAGGATTAAGAGCTGTTTCAGACTTTGAATATGAGTTTCAAATGGCTCTTATGAATAATAAATTAAATTCTAATGTGGAAACTGTTTTTATGATGACTTCGGCGGAATATTCATTTTTAAGTTCATCATCAGTTAAACAAGTGGCATTTTTTGATGGATCAGTAGAGGGGTTAATACCATCAATGATAATAGGAGACTTAAAGGAAAAAGTGAGAAAGGTTAAGGAGGCAGAGCAAGATGGAAGTAAATAA
- the rsmD gene encoding 16S rRNA (guanine(966)-N(2))-methyltransferase RsmD: MRIISGKARGRKILSPESMETRPTLDRIKESIFNIIQNKTPDAVACDIFSGTGSLGLETASRWAKRVYLVDKSPRAYKNLQANVENLKFQDVCTTLNMDAYDALREFKRRGEIFDLIFIDPPYAKEMIPPAMEIIHNLELLKEDGIIVTKIDSSEEIYEGFENIKLYDKRKYGNTTVIFYRIEN; the protein is encoded by the coding sequence ATGAGAATAATTTCTGGTAAAGCGAGAGGAAGAAAGATATTATCTCCAGAAAGCATGGAAACAAGACCGACATTAGATAGAATAAAAGAATCAATTTTTAATATAATACAAAATAAAACACCAGATGCTGTGGCTTGTGATATATTCTCAGGAACAGGAAGTTTAGGACTTGAAACAGCTAGTAGATGGGCAAAAAGAGTATATCTTGTGGATAAAAGTCCAAGAGCATATAAAAATCTTCAAGCAAATGTAGAAAATTTAAAATTTCAAGATGTATGTACAACATTAAATATGGATGCTTATGATGCATTAAGAGAATTTAAGAGAAGAGGGGAGATATTTGATTTAATATTTATAGATCCACCTTATGCAAAAGAAATGATTCCTCCAGCTATGGAAATAATACATAATCTAGAGCTATTAAAAGAGGACGGAATAATAGTAACTAAGATAGATTCAAGTGAAGAAATCTATGAAGGATTTGAAAATATAAAGTTATATGATAAAAGAAAGTATGGGAATACTACAGTTATTTTTTATAGAATAGAAAATTAA
- the recG gene encoding ATP-dependent DNA helicase RecG produces the protein MNISDDIITLKGIGEKAKTELNKCGVFTIYDLMLYFPRTYENIERVKSIDEVEEGEKVVLMGRLKSLNQRKSGYKTITHGVLEGDGGTFEVYWFNVTYIRNVYKVGNTYILMGKAKFLRGKVTLSNPTIFKGEDNKKNIMPVYPLKGSLKNSYMIKTIKGLLETVSVEENLPERIIKKFNFCSLDEALKNIHFPESSESLKEATRRLKFQELFSYSLKVLMLKDYINNNKKGIKFNITKELSDLKEQLPFTLTSAQSRAVREILKDEKKDTAMNRLLQGDVGSGKTVVAAIAVFNVVINGYQGCVMAPTEILATQHYEEFKKLFANFNLNIELLVGSRTLKEKRDIKERLYNGEIDILIGTHALIEDDVEFKKLGIIVADEQHRFGVAQRNKLYSKENKADILVMTATPIPRTLSLYIYGDLDVSVIDELPPGRKKIDTKFIDSNRKYKVYEFLKQQLEEGRQGYVVCPLIEEDKDGDLTSVEKLYKELKEDYFKEEPIEILHGKMKPKEKDDIMNRFKNKEIKILISTTVIEVGINVPNSNVMIIENCERFGLSQLHQLRGRVGRGEYKSYCFLVGNCKSEKTRRRMAIMEESNDGFYISQEDLKLRGTGDLFGFRQSGEDGLILSDIFEDFDLLRDANNEAKVLLNSKEEEDIRIKDEMILRLESYDEYISFN, from the coding sequence ATGAGAATATTGAAAGAGTAAAATCCATAGATGAAGTAGAAGAAGGAGAAAAAGTTGTACTTATGGGAAGGCTTAAGAGCCTTAACCAAAGAAAGAGTGGATATAAGACTATAACTCATGGCGTTTTAGAAGGTGATGGTGGAACTTTTGAAGTGTATTGGTTTAATGTCACATATATAAGAAATGTCTATAAAGTAGGGAATACTTACATACTTATGGGAAAAGCAAAATTTTTGAGAGGGAAGGTAACGTTATCAAACCCTACAATTTTTAAAGGTGAAGATAATAAAAAAAATATAATGCCTGTTTATCCACTAAAAGGTTCTCTGAAAAATTCTTATATGATCAAGACTATAAAAGGTTTATTAGAAACTGTCAGTGTAGAAGAAAATTTACCAGAAAGAATAATAAAAAAGTTTAATTTTTGTTCGTTGGATGAGGCACTTAAAAATATACATTTTCCAGAAAGTTCAGAATCACTTAAAGAAGCAACAAGAAGACTTAAGTTTCAGGAGTTATTTTCTTATTCTTTAAAGGTATTGATGCTTAAAGATTATATAAATAACAATAAAAAAGGCATTAAATTTAATATAACAAAAGAGCTTTCAGATTTAAAAGAGCAATTACCCTTTACATTGACGTCAGCACAAAGCAGAGCTGTAAGAGAAATATTAAAAGATGAAAAGAAAGATACAGCTATGAATAGGTTATTGCAAGGAGATGTTGGGTCAGGAAAGACTGTAGTTGCCGCTATAGCTGTATTTAATGTAGTTATTAATGGATACCAAGGTTGTGTAATGGCACCAACGGAAATATTAGCTACGCAGCACTATGAGGAATTTAAGAAGTTATTTGCAAATTTTAATTTAAATATAGAATTGCTAGTAGGGTCAAGAACATTAAAAGAAAAAAGAGATATAAAAGAGAGACTTTATAATGGAGAAATTGATATATTAATTGGAACTCATGCATTAATAGAAGATGATGTAGAATTTAAAAAATTAGGAATTATTGTAGCTGATGAACAACATAGGTTTGGTGTAGCACAAAGAAATAAGTTATATTCTAAAGAAAATAAGGCAGATATATTAGTTATGACAGCAACACCAATTCCAAGGACATTAAGTTTATACATATATGGTGATTTAGATGTATCTGTAATTGATGAATTACCACCAGGAAGAAAAAAGATAGATACAAAGTTTATAGATAGTAATAGAAAGTATAAAGTGTATGAATTTTTAAAGCAGCAGTTAGAAGAGGGAAGACAAGGATATGTAGTATGCCCATTGATTGAAGAAGATAAAGATGGAGATTTGACATCTGTAGAGAAGTTGTATAAGGAGTTAAAAGAAGACTACTTTAAAGAAGAACCTATAGAAATTTTACATGGTAAAATGAAGCCAAAAGAAAAAGATGATATAATGAATAGGTTTAAAAATAAAGAGATAAAAATATTGATTTCTACAACAGTAATAGAGGTAGGAATAAATGTACCAAATTCCAATGTAATGATAATAGAAAATTGTGAGAGATTTGGTCTGTCACAATTGCATCAACTTAGAGGTAGAGTTGGAAGAGGTGAATATAAGTCTTATTGCTTTTTAGTAGGAAATTGTAAAAGTGAAAAGACACGTAGAAGAATGGCTATAATGGAAGAATCTAATGACGGATTTTATATATCACAAGAAGATTTAAAACTTAGGGGGACTGGAGATCTATTTGGATTTAGACAAAGTGGAGAAGATGGCCTTATATTAAGTGATATCTTTGAGGATTTTGATCTTTTAAGAGATGCTAATAATGAGGCAAAGGTACTTTTAAATAGTAAAGAAGAAGAAGATATACGAATAAAAGATGAGATGATTTTAAGGTTAGAAAGCTATGATGAGTATATATCTTTCAATTAG